The following proteins come from a genomic window of Girardinichthys multiradiatus isolate DD_20200921_A chromosome 8, DD_fGirMul_XY1, whole genome shotgun sequence:
- the marchf5l gene encoding E3 ubiquitin-protein ligase MARCHF5: MARAEEQSEKHCWVCFATDRDDCSAEWVSPCRCKGCTKWIHQSCLQRWLDEKQKGNSGGAVNCPQCGTEYCIIFPKMGPLVFFLQQVDRALSRASPFAAVGVIAGTVYWSAVTYGAVTVMQVVGHKKGLFVMERADPLFLLMGLPTIPVLLVLGKMIRWEDYLLRLWQRYTCDRSPAPGGSSYQPRLRPEGPGAGDHLSVSRTLCGALIFPSIASLVGQLLFRRVSSNLQRTILGGIAFVLIKGVFKVYFKQQQYIMQANRHILNYPERHRKGQTEEGEDDAEDSGNV, translated from the exons ATGGCCCGCGCTGAGGAGCAGTCTGAGAA aCACTGCTGGGTGTGCTTTGCCACCGATCGAGATGACTGCAGCGCAGAGTGGGTCAGCCCCTGCAGGTGTAAAGGCTGCACCAAATGGATCCACCAGTCGTGTCTGCAGCGCTGGCTGGACGAGAAGCAGAAAGGAAACAGTGGCGGCGCGGTAAACTGTCCACAGTGTGGCACCGAATACTGCATCATCTTCCCTAAAATGG GCCCACTGGTGTTTTTCCTGCAGCAGGTAGACAGAGCTCTGTCCCGTGCGAGTCCCTTCGCTGCTGTCGGAGTGATAGCTGGGACTGTATACTGGTCAGCAGTCACCTATGGAGCGGTGACAGTCATGCAG gtggtgggacaTAAGAAAGGTCTGTTTGTGATGGAGCGGGCAGACCCTCTGTTCCTGCTCATGGGTCTGCCAACCATCCCTGTGCTGCTGGTCCTGGGGAAAATGATCCGCTGGGAGGATTATTTACTgaggctgtggcagaggtacACCTGTGATCGCAGTCCTGCACCAG GGGGCAGCAGTTACCAGCCCCGCTTGCGTCCCGAGGGGCCCGGTGCTGGAGATCACCTGTCTGTGTCCAGGACTTTGTGCGGGGCTCTCATCTTTCCCTCCATAGCCAGTCTGGTTGGACAGCTGCTGTTTCGAAGGGTTTCTTCTAACCTGCAGCGCACCATACTG GGGGGCATTGCATTTGTGCTgatcaagggtgtgttcaaagTGTATTTCAAACAGCAGCAGTACATCATGCAGGCCAACAGACACATTCTGAACTATCCAGAGAGACACAGGAAAGGACAGACCGAGGAGGGAGAGGACGACGCAGAGGACAGCGGGAATGTGTGA